The following are from one region of the Osmia bicornis bicornis chromosome 8, iOsmBic2.1, whole genome shotgun sequence genome:
- the LOC114876428 gene encoding protein artichoke-like, whose translation MWTTWPRTKRKRREASSSSRGGGHDTRRGGSGGGGEGFRFIYSVVLAACMAAQETRSAKCPPPDTIPGCPCYNFEDGLFLECAGVTEESLRSALSGVIHAAAEGEGAIVQSLSVYELDRKVEELRSAAFPTGSQIRHLQISHSAIREISEDAFNRVGKSLESLALVSGRLPHVPQKAMSSLNSLKALDLEANLVHELPSYSFYGLSLIKLNLKGNQITKISEYAFAGLEDTLTDLDLAENKIRLFPMTSLRRLEHLTSLRLAWNEVSELPEDGYSRLDALNFLDLSSNNFKKIPLNCFRCCPSLKTLSLYYNDVEFVDKDAFISLIDLESIDLSHNKIVSLDVSTFRANQRVRSIDLSHNHIHYIRGVFSKLPELKELFLAENNILEIPGETFAGSSSLSVVYLQQNAIRRIDARGLATLNQLAQLHLTGNYIEKVPRDFLEHCENLSTLSLDGNNIRELEVGTFAKAKSLRELRLQDNQITEVKRGVFAPLPSLLELHLQNNAITDMETGALRSLHSLQHVNLQGNLLAVLGDVFQVSNEVGQNGNTGPGSSLVSIQLDNNGLGVLHNDSLRGQASVRIMWLGHNRLTRLQAPLFRDLLLVERLYLTNNSISRIEDTAFQPMQALKFLELSMNRLSHVTVRTFSELHELEELYLQDNGLRRLDPYALTALKRLRVLDLANNHLNVLHDKIFQEGLPIRTLNLKNCTVSVIENGAFRGLNNLYELNLEHNHLIATALDRLEIPGLRVLRISYNNFSQIVPTSLDGLPSLQHLAMDSSQLYRMPPEIFSKNKNLAKLLLSNNLLRVLPSVLFLGLESLKEVKLDGNRFQEIPYEVFANATTVEFLSLANNVILNVDMSRLNGLASLRELDLRGNYIMTLSGFAGLNLSRLISVDLSHNHLTALPANFFARSNLLRKVELAGNKFHHIPSALSAQNVPNLAWLNMTGNPLIRIHEIISSKPKYPALQEIHISATNLTIVASDDFEAFPGLMHLFMGNNVISRVSPSAFRTLLELLTLDLSMNELVLLPQERLKGLEHLRLLNLTHNRLKELEDFPPDLKALQILDLSYNQIIKVDKNTFQHLENLAELHLYGNWISSISSDAFKPLKKLRILDLSRNYLANLPLNAFRPLETQIRSLRAEENPLHCDCESQELWEWLRDHQKLVGGGVGRNRGGLRMNDMDSGLLRCQQPPELRGLVFLDLDPHAFCSAPLVLKLAIQDIQPFSVLVSWQSRNHSGIRGYQVAYRALENIDEFQIRAKVLQPSSRSTKLSNLSPNTRYLICVFGVGNWLMNQRLNDDDDDDDDDDDYDTVDQFNFSNHETFEPSSDIQMIDSSTSRCTEVKTLEAPDAVISSDGSSMDDVGSVSNFLTRRLGLIVGCCMGFVVFLLLVSVLGYLKVKKQRETVKREQPIPPEYISYRHFSIQSGEAGHAARQASQASQASQASQASQASQANQASQEGQHSNNFINNVAATANLNV comes from the exons ATGTGGACGACGTGGCCACGTACGAAGCGCAAGAGGCGGGAGGCGAGCTCGTCGTCGCGTGGCGGCGGACACGATACTCGTCGTGGAGGTAGCGGTGGAGGTGGTGAAGGTTTCCGTTTCATCTATTCGGTGGTGTTGGCAGCCTGTATGGCAGCTCAAGAGACGAGAAGCGCGAAATGTCCGCCGCCAGACACGATACCCGGTTGTCCTTGCTATAATTTCGAGGACGGTCTGTTCTTGGAATGCGCCGGTGTCACCGAGGAGTCCCTAAGGAGCGCTTTGTCGGGTGTAATACACGCAGCTGCTGAAGGAGAAG GAGCGATAGTTCAATCGTTAAGCGTTTACGAGTTAGACAGAAAGGTGGAGGAGCTTCGATCGGCTGCTTTTCCAACTGGCTCTCAAATCAGACACCTACAGATATCGCACTCGGCGATTCGCGAGATAAGCGAGGATGCGTTCAACCGAGTGGGGAAAAGTCTGGAATCGTTGGCCCTGGTTTCAGGCCGACTGCCTCACGTGCCGCAGAAAGCCATGTCCAGCTTGAATTCTTTAAAGGCTCTCGACTTGGAGGCGAACCTGGTGCACGAGCTTCCTAGCTACAGTTTCTACGGTCTTTCTTTGATCAAACTAAACCTGAAAGGGAATCAGATAACAAAAATTTCCGAGTACGCGTTTGCCGGGCTAGAAGACACGCTGACCGACTTGGATCTGGCTGAGAATAAAATCCGCCTATTCCCTATGACGTCCCTGCGCAGACTGGAACACCTGACTTCTTTGAGACTTGCCTGGAACGAGGTATCCGAGCTTCCCGAAGACGGCTATTCCAGGCTAGACGCGTTAAACTTTCTCGACCTAAGTAGCAACAACTTTAAAAAGATTCCGCTCAACTGTTTCCGTTGTTGCCCGTCCCTCAAGACCCTGTCCCTCTACTACAACGACGTCGAGTTTGTCGACAAGGACGCGTTCATATCGTTAATCGATCTCGAGTCGATCGATCTTAGCCACAACAAGATCGTCTCTCTGGACGTGTCAACGTTCAGAGCGAATCAAAGGGTGAGATCGATCGATCTCAGCCACAATCACATTCATTATATACGCGGAGTGTTCTCGAAACTGCCAGAGTTGAAAGAGTTGTTCCTCGCGGAGAACAACATTCTGGAGATACCAGGAGAAACGTTTGCCGGTAGTTCGAGCTTATCGGTGGTCTATCTTCAACAAAACGCGATCAGGAGGATCGACGCGCGAGGTCTAGCTACCCTGAATCAGCTGGCACAGCTGCATCTGACCGGTAACTATATCGAAAAAGTACCGCGGGATTTTCTCGAGCACTGCGAAAACCTTTCGACTCTATCGCTCGACGGAAACAACATCCGGGAACTGGAGGTGGGCACATTCGCGAAAGCAAAATCGCTCAGGGAGCTACGGCTGCAGGACAATCAGATAACCGAAGTGAAACGGGGCGTGTTCGCGCCTTTACCCTCGTTGCTGGAATTGCATCTGCAGAATAACGCGATCACAGACATGGAAACTGGCGCTTTGAGATCCCTGCACAGCCTGCAACACGTGAACCTTCAGGGTAATCTGCTCGCGGTACTGGGCGACGTGTTTCAGGTGTCGAACGAAGTAGGACAAAACGGAAACACCGGCCCAGGTAGCTCCCTGGTTTCTATTCAACTGGACAATAACGGTCTTGGTGTGCTGCACAACGACTCGTTGAGAGGGCAAGCCTCGGTCAGAATCATGTGGCTTGGACACAACAGATTAACCCGTCTTCAGGCACCCCTGTTCAGGGACCTGTTACTCGTCGAACGATTGTATCTTACCAACAACTCGATCTCGCGAATCGAGGACACTGCCTTTCAACCGATGCAGGCGCTGAAATTTCTCGAGCTGAGCATGAATCGACTGAGCCACGTGACCGTCAGAACGTTCTCAGAGTTGCACGAACTCGAGGAACTTTACCTACAGGACAACGGTTTACGTCGTTTGGATCCGTACGCTTTAACAGCCCTGAAACGGCTACGAGTACTCGATCTGGCGAATAATCATTTGAACGTGTTGCACGACAAGATCTTTCAGGAAGGCTTGCCCATCAGGACGCTCAATTTGAAGAATTGCACCGTCAGCGTGATCGAGAATGGAGCGTTCAGGGGTTTGAACAACCTTTACGAATTAAATTTGGAGCACAATCATTTGATCGCGACAGCGTTGGATCGTTTGGAGATACCAGGCTTGAGAGTTCTCAGAATATCGTACAATAATTTTAGCCAAATCGTTCCCACCTCCTTGGACGGACTGCCGTCTCTTCAGCATCTCGCTATGGACTCGTCTCAGCTTTATAGAATGCCACCggaaatattttcgaaaaacaagAATCTGGCTAAACTTTTGCTGAGCAACAATCTTCTTCGAGTGTTGCCGAGCGTTCTGTTCCTCGGATTGGAGTCGTTGAAAGAAGTGAAACTGGACGGCAACAGGTTTCAAGAGATCCCTTACGAGGTGTTTGCCAATGCCACCACCGTTGAATTCTTGTCGTTAGCTAACAATGTAATCCTGAACGTGGACATGTCACGGTTAAACGGATTGGCCAGCCTGCGGGAACTCGATCTACGCGGTAATTACATAATGACCCTTTCCGGTTTCGCCGGTCTGAACCTGTCCCGCCTGATATCCGTCGACCTCAGTCACAATCACCTAACTGCTCTACCGGCTAACTTCTTCGCTCGCTCCAACTTGCTTCGAAAGGTCGAACTGGCTGGCAACAAATTTCATCACATACCGTCGGCCCTCTCCGCTCAGAATGTTCCGAATCTGGCCTGGCTAAACATGACCGGGAATCCTCTGATCAGAATACACGAGATTATTAGCTCGAAGCCAAAGTATCCAGCTCTTCAGGAGATACACATATCCGCTACGAATCTGACGATCGTCGCCAGCGACGATTTCGAGGCATTTCCAGGACTGATGCACCTCTTTATGGGCAACAATGTCATCTCGCGAGTATCTCCGAGCGCGTTTCGTACTTTACTCGAGTTGTTGACCCTCGATCTGAGCATGAACGAGCTGGTGCTGTTGCCGCAAGAGAGATTAAAGGGACTCGAGCATCTCAGGCTGCTTAATCTCACCCACAATCGTTTGAAAGAACTCGAGGATTTCCCTCCGGATTTAAAGGCGTTGCAAATACTCGATCTATCGTACAATCAGATCATCAAAGTGGATAAAAACACGTTTCAACATCTTGAAAATTTGGCCGAACTTCATCTCTATGGTAACTGGATTTCCTCCATCTCATCCGACGCCTTCAAGCCGTTGAAGAAATTGAGAATCCTTGAtttaagtagaaattatttagcGAATCTACCGTTGAACGCTTTCCGACCGTTGGAGACGCAAATACGGAGCCTTCGTGCCGAAG AAAATCCACTACACTGCGACTGTGAGTCTCAAGAGCTTTGGGAATGGCTGCGGGATCATCAGAAGCTGGTGGGTGGTGGGGTGGGTCGAAATCGAGGTGGATTACGGATGAACGACATGGACAGCGGATTACTGAGGTGCCAACAGCCACCAGAGTTACGAGGGTTGGTGTTCCTCGACCTGGATCCGCACGCTTTCTGTTCCGCGCCGCTCGTTCTGAAACTAGCGATCCAGGACATTCAACCGTTCTCTGTTCTGGTATCCTGGCAAAGCAGAAATCACTCGGGTATCCGTGGTTATCAGGTGGCTTATCGCGCCTTAGAAAACATCGACGAG TTCCAGATTCGAGCGAAGGTCCTCCAACCTAGTTCGCGTTCCACGAAACTCTCGAACCTGTCCCCGAACACTCGATACCTGATCTGCGTATTTGGAGTAGGCAACTGGTTGATGAATCAACGTCtaaacgacgacgacgacgacgacgacgacgacgacgactaCGACACGGTGgatcaatttaatttctcgAATCACGAAACGTTCGAACCATCGTCGGATATTCAAATGATCGACTCTTCGACGAGTCGCTGTACCGAGGTTAAAACGCTGGAGGCACCGGATGCTGTGATCAGCAGCGATGGTTCTTCGATGGATGATGTCGGCAGCGTGAGCAACTTCCTGACCAGACGTTTGGGTCTTATAGTCGGTTGTTGCATGGGATTCGTCGTGTTTCTACTCCTAGTATCCGTCCTCGGTTACCTCAAGGTGAAGAAACAAAGGGAAACCGTGAAAAGGGAGCAACCTATTCCCCCGGAGTACATATCGTACAGACACTTTAGCATACAGAGCGGAGAAGCTGGTCACGCTGCCAGACAAGCCAGCCAAGCCAGCCAAGCCAGCCAAGCCAGCCAAGCCAGCCAAGCCAGTCAAGCCAACCAAGCCAGCCAAGAGGGTCAAcattcgaataattttatcaacaACGTGGCCGCCACCGCTAACCTGAATGTATGA